The genomic region TCCTTTCAGCTCATCGACATTGTCAAAGAAGTATTTCATAGGAATAACTGATGCAAAGGGATCAGCTAATATGCTGAGTACTGCGCCATAGGGATAGTATAGTTTTAGCTTAACTACTCCCGCCGTGTCTCCAGAATATCCGAATAATTGTAATAACTCGTTCAGAGATTTTGGCTCGACTGTTTGTCCCTTGTATTCAGCAACTAATCCACCGTTCTGTAGTAGCTGGTTGAATTCATCCTCTGTTAATACACTACTAGAGTTTACATCGAAGAACTCCGTTATCATCCAGCTTGGATCAAGCTGTAATCTGGCAATCCTCCATATAGAGAATAATACGTCGACAGCTGATATATCATAGGTTACATTATGCCATGGATCAAAAGCTTTTACGCCACCTCTAATAACGAAGTACCATTCAGTACCGTTCTTATTGTGAGCCCATGCTACAGCTAGATCTGGTACAATATGCTCTGTATCGGTCTTCCAATAAGTTACCAGTGTATCACCTATGTTATGCCATATTTCCCATCCAAAAGTCTCATAATCAGCTGCAGGATCAAATGTGTCAGGCCATCCGAATGTGATTATGGAGTATGTGTGTTGATCATTGACATAGTTGCCGATACCTATCTGAACAGATGGTGCGTCTGGGTCTTCCCATAATAAATCATATCTCTCAGCAAGAGTGGGGTGATAGTATCTTCCATGTAGCCAGTCCCAATAGTTTCTTACCAACACATATTGTCCAAGCCACAATATTGGTACTTCTTCATTGCTTAGCTTATGGACAGCTTCATATATTTGATACCTTATAAATGGATCAGTTGCTTTCCTAGCAGCTATAATTAGAGCATCAACTGTATAGTTTCTATAAAATGCTGGATCAATGTCGACAAACCCTGTACTATTCTCTATAGGCTTAGTCTTTGCTTCATCAACCTCATATGAAACAACAATAATCTTCTTATCGCTGGGAAGTTGGGGAACAACGCTTCCCTTTGGACCAACAACTACATATGCTTGACTAGTCTCTATGACAAGTGCCTTGGGACCTGTTGGAGTAGTAGTTGTAGTTGTGGTCGATGAAGTGGTTGTGGTAGTAGTTGTGGTAGGCGGAGTAGTAGTTGTAGTAGTTAATGGGGGAGTAGTTGTGGTTGTGGTTTGTTGTCCTCCGCCTTGGAATGCGAAATATGCTGCTAGAATACCTATTACTACTATGACTACAATTATGATTGCTGTTGTTGTCCTAGTTAGGGCTTTGAGACGTTTCGTATACATACATCCCACCCATGTGTTATACCATGTCTTATAGAAGAAGTAAGCGATATATATAAGTCTTATGTTTTGATACATATATGTAATAGGGTGTATATAATTGGGTGTAAAAATAAGTATACCATACAATATATTTAGAGGCAAAAAAATGAATATTGGGCTAGATGCTTATTTTTGGAAACAAGTTTCTAAACCCTATAGGAGAACATTATTTGTTAGACCAATAAATAAGCTTAAAGGCTCGCCGGAACATTCAACAATAGTTTTACCTTCAAGAATTAATCATTCAGATCAAATGAATGATCTATGGGAAATAATTTCCATAGTTAAACATGAAAAAATAAAACTAGCTTCAAAACATCAGAGATGGAAACTTGCAAGGTTCTTTCTCATCCCATTACCCAGTAAAATGGGCGATACCTCAACTCTTACAGAACTAGTATACGCTGAACAAATAGCTAAAGATATCGTTTCATCAAATATTAAATTCCATAGCATAGGATGGCTAGTCATAGAATATGATGAAGTAAAATCCAAAATATTCTTAGGAAAAAAGGTTGATAAAATATATCAATGGTTACTGGAAAATGATGAAAGTTTCAGAAATGAATTTAATAAGATCATAGCAGGAAAACACTAAGCAATTGATCCTGTTAAACAATGCAAACAAACTCTCCCCGCTTATCTTAATTTTCAATTCTTAATTAGAACATTCACTAGGTATAATAACCATTAATATTTAATGCTTCGAATATTATATTTCAGCCTTGACTATAATGATTTTATGGCAGAGATGGTTTGAGCTTATTATTTTTAAAACAGGCATTCTAACAAAAAATAGTTTAATTATAAATATTTGATTATATGAATTCGAAGTATATTCCAGCTGGTACATCATAGTAGCATGGACCACACCAGAAGCACCACCATGGAGGATCTTGTTTATATTGATATTTACTAATCCTCATATAGACGTACTCATAAATATCATAGTCTCCAGGAATATTGGGGTCATCTCCATGATTATATATGCCTCCATAGATGAATACCTGGGGTCCTTGAGCTGATATTGATGTTTGGAATGTTGATGCAAAAGCTACGGCTACAGCGCATCCCATGCCTCCAGTAGGTAATCCTAAGGCACTACATATGCCTAGTGCTGCGATGGAGCCAGCAGATATGCCTATTTCAAAGTCGGAACCACACTCATCATAGTAATTAAATATTTGTGGAAAAGACACATACTCGCCTGGATCTAGTTTGCCATCGTCTAGGTATGTATCAGGTATTTGGAGCAGGGTTTCATTGGTTCCCTCATAGAACTTTTCCATCAAGTTTTCATCGGGTAAACCAAGGTCACTACCTCCCTCAATGTTTGAGCCATAGGTCAGGATGTCTGTGATAACGTTTTCAACGTCACCGCCGAAGTATTCACAGTAAAGGAAGTTGCTGTCGCATAAATATACATTGTATACTTTATATATTGGTCTAGCCCATATCCAAGCCCACCATTGCTGGTTGGGAGCAAGTTCTTTTTCTACATAATAATAGTATGTTTCACCACCCCATGTGAACCCTGATCCTTTCCACAAGTTAACATTCGGCGCTACTCCATTTGATATCTTAGATAATATTTCGCCTGTTGTAAATGTTGGATATACCCCTATCTCCCCCTTCTGCACACCAATATTTATTGAAACCCCAACTGACCCACTATAGCTTAGTTTATTCCATGCTATGAGCACTGGTGTTTTAACGTATAGTTTTCCACCCACATTTTTAAAGTAGTCGCTTGGAAGTTCTGAGGTTATATTCTCCGGTTTTATTTCGAATACAGGTATTCTAATAAAAACAGGAAAAGGCAATTGATCAAGCTTAACTTCTCTCGCTATTCTCTCAGCTGTCATAGCTGTAATATAGGAGGTATCAATTTTAAGGGCTGTAAGAGAATGCTTTGCTAAGTGTATGGTGTATTTCATGGTTTTTCTATTAATAATGTCTACTGGTTTATATGTTATTGAATCATATAGTTGGTATAGTATCTCACCAGTCTTCTTATTATATATAAATGCCCTTATGATCAATCCACTATATGTCTTGTCCTGATCACCCCTTCTAGCCTTATATGTCTCAACCCATCCCCTAGCAATTTTCAATAGTTTCTCTGCAGGTATGAATATAGTGTTTGAACCCTGGAATACTCCTTTATAAATAACTTTTAAATCACCATTATAGATTGGTGGAACTATTGCTGAAACTTCGACTTGTAAAACAACATTCCCATTGCTAAATAAACTCGTATCATCGATAACTGTGTTGTTCGCAAAGTTATATAGTTTGAACTTCAAGTACATTCCCGGATTAGCCACGTATACGTTGGAAACAATACTGATCGACCCACCCAATACAGCAGATACAATGATCAAAATCATCAAAACAGAACTGGATTGGAAACGCATCGTATCACCATGAATAATATTATTTACAATACCAAAAAAATTTCGCCATTTTATATATTGAAAACTATAATTAATTAGTGTTATATTTGCATCACAGTATTTGATTTATACGTTTAGTAGCATATATAGTGATAATGCTA from Staphylothermus marinus F1 harbors:
- a CDS encoding ABC transporter substrate-binding protein, translated to MYTKRLKALTRTTTAIIIVVIVVIGILAAYFAFQGGGQQTTTTTTPPLTTTTTTPPTTTTTTTTSSTTTTTTTPTGPKALVIETSQAYVVVGPKGSVVPQLPSDKKIIVVSYEVDEAKTKPIENSTGFVDIDPAFYRNYTVDALIIAARKATDPFIRYQIYEAVHKLSNEEVPILWLGQYVLVRNYWDWLHGRYYHPTLAERYDLLWEDPDAPSVQIGIGNYVNDQHTYSIITFGWPDTFDPAADYETFGWEIWHNIGDTLVTYWKTDTEHIVPDLAVAWAHNKNGTEWYFVIRGGVKAFDPWHNVTYDISAVDVLFSIWRIARLQLDPSWMITEFFDVNSSSVLTEDEFNQLLQNGGLVAEYKGQTVEPKSLNELLQLFGYSGDTAGVVKLKLYYPYGAVLSILADPFASVIPMKYFFDNVDELKGKYDQALSDSNNGKNPSAWANYIGVGEQEPTHLYIHQYPVGTGPYYIKEYEENSYIVLEYNPYYWNKTLWNTSPYGENGKPIHERTIYLINDDAVSRIEILKAGQADVGAIPVDRLKDIEGYQFPNSNHKIIVEKGALEPTIVYIVLNANKEPFNNKLVRQALMYAIPFDRIKEDVYAGYLERLYGVIPAGFPGHNDDIVTKYTFDLAKAQQLIQQAGIDPTKYSFEIWYNSGNTQREKIATLLQTYWGQLGFQVTVRALQWGTLLTKTEKGDFDVYIIGWAPDYLDPDDYAGPLFYGGTQFSILEFKVVSSVSEAQQVFSG